The Lujinxingia vulgaris genome includes a region encoding these proteins:
- the xerD gene encoding site-specific tyrosine recombinase XerD produces the protein MKLDEAIDSYLFHLKVERNLAENTILAYSNDLSQFVDFLTDAESDAPRPSPDIEAISDADISAFLAHQLGESVKTRTISRKLSSVRGLFKFLRRDQKLERDPTAHVDAPSYGTRVPTVLTLDEVESLLNAPDRSTPEGLRDWAMLEVLYATGLRVTELVTLLIREVDLNAGYVRVVGKGSKQRVVPLGEVAIDALAEYEDQARGQLLANAGGPGASPALFVTRRGGAMTRQAFWKNIKRYAELAGIDKPISPHKLRHSFATHLLERGADLRIVQALLGHADINTTQIYTHVARERLKRLYDDHHPRA, from the coding sequence ATGAAGCTCGACGAAGCGATCGACAGCTACCTCTTCCATCTCAAAGTCGAGCGTAACCTCGCCGAAAACACGATCCTCGCCTACAGCAACGACTTAAGTCAGTTCGTCGACTTCCTCACCGACGCCGAGAGCGACGCCCCCCGCCCCAGCCCCGACATCGAGGCGATCAGCGACGCCGACATCAGCGCCTTCCTCGCCCACCAGCTTGGCGAGTCGGTCAAGACGCGCACGATCTCCCGAAAACTCTCCAGCGTGCGCGGACTTTTTAAGTTTTTGCGCCGCGACCAGAAGCTCGAGCGCGACCCCACCGCCCACGTCGACGCGCCCAGCTACGGCACCCGTGTGCCCACCGTGCTAACCCTCGACGAGGTCGAGTCGCTCTTGAACGCCCCCGACCGCTCCACCCCCGAGGGCTTGCGCGACTGGGCCATGCTGGAAGTCCTCTACGCCACCGGCCTGCGCGTCACCGAGCTTGTCACCCTGCTCATCCGCGAAGTCGACCTCAACGCCGGCTATGTGCGGGTGGTGGGCAAAGGCTCCAAACAACGCGTCGTACCCCTTGGCGAGGTTGCAATCGATGCGCTCGCTGAGTATGAGGACCAGGCGCGTGGCCAACTTCTGGCCAACGCCGGCGGACCCGGCGCCTCACCGGCGCTCTTTGTCACCCGCCGCGGCGGCGCGATGACCCGGCAGGCTTTCTGGAAAAACATCAAACGCTACGCCGAGCTCGCCGGCATCGACAAACCCATCAGCCCGCATAAGCTGCGCCACAGCTTCGCCACCCATCTTCTGGAACGCGGAGCCGACCTGCGCATCGTGCAGGCCCTGCTCGGTCACGCCGATATCAACACCACGCAAATCTACACCCACGTGGCCCGTGAGCGCCTCAAACGTCTCTACGACGACCACCACCCGCGAGCCTGA
- a CDS encoding ACT domain-containing protein → MKHSSPLAIPEAVTRANDELIASRHTIARAIVMGAGGLEIAARLRAVTDRWLKILWEEALSEELRTAASLHATGGYGRDELAFHSDIDVLIALNDDAWLERDDLALAVERLMAWSRVPRLRLSHAVRTPAQTPEALAEDPRTAIALIDLRPLAGPASRAADRRTAMEHLRGNDEGTTFVEQLFEGHRQRVARHGQTVYLLEPDVKNGEGGMRDLNCIGWAARCRWQIDARTQTRDDVGWTEEQRLRYLDRLDAILGVRNALHLIHGRKTDRLTFGDQELLVRLDELRLQSPERLETVDPEAIAEHYRPTDEQDRQRLNPQVESLMRAYYWQARAVSVACERMLRRWSALSPPGPARMLGSFELMGDVIQLPEDRHDTLSADEVFEALSLASTHDALLDPRLESAIEAAVGTWPLGDASSPARAHRLRALLTSPSTSARTAQRLLDLGILTRTVPEFDPLVCHVQHDVYHVYTTDVHSLKCLELGRELLNGAPGAAGRWPFFRYVASSITDAEVFLLACLFHDIGKNRGGDHSRKGAVLMEAIGPRLGLDAAQVDLLAMLVREHLTLSLTSRRRDLSDPHVVDEIAERLGDVATLNLLTALTFCDMSTVAPDVMNDWNATLLMELYRRLREALEQGDERHRADPRGLRRIRQRLERRIQDLSDCPMEDIDLDTFLNDLPQEHLLHAEPDALARQLAAYTRARRNDVETRIQGVAVELAPLPERGITEIIVSTVDTPGTLARIAGALSSAGVNIMAADIVSTASGRTLDIFHIAHFNPAALPVSEPRAVDDPRRLEKITSRIIDVLEERLDVDELLQQRFDERRLTPRPIPQVPTEVRVVEHASELFTVIEVRAPDRLGLLYQITRALFETGVETRVSRIDSLGSQAIDNFYVEEAHGGKLSRERCTEVVTAIEDALSRLPEN, encoded by the coding sequence GTGAAGCACTCCAGCCCCCTGGCCATACCCGAGGCCGTGACGCGCGCCAACGACGAACTCATCGCCTCGCGCCACACCATCGCTCGCGCCATCGTCATGGGCGCCGGCGGCCTGGAGATCGCCGCGCGACTTCGCGCCGTCACCGATCGCTGGCTCAAGATCCTCTGGGAGGAGGCCTTAAGCGAGGAGCTTCGCACAGCCGCCTCCCTCCACGCCACCGGCGGTTACGGCCGCGACGAGCTCGCCTTTCACAGCGACATCGACGTGCTCATCGCCCTCAACGATGACGCCTGGCTGGAGCGCGACGACCTCGCCCTGGCCGTCGAGCGCCTGATGGCCTGGTCGCGCGTGCCCCGCCTGCGCCTGAGCCACGCGGTGCGAACTCCCGCCCAGACCCCCGAGGCGCTCGCTGAAGATCCCCGCACCGCCATCGCGCTCATCGATCTTCGCCCGCTCGCCGGCCCCGCCTCCCGCGCCGCCGACCGCCGCACCGCCATGGAACATCTGCGCGGCAACGACGAGGGCACCACCTTCGTCGAGCAGCTTTTTGAGGGCCACCGCCAGCGCGTCGCCCGCCACGGCCAGACCGTCTACCTGCTTGAGCCCGACGTCAAAAATGGCGAGGGCGGCATGCGCGATCTTAACTGCATCGGCTGGGCCGCACGCTGCCGCTGGCAGATCGACGCCCGCACCCAGACCCGCGATGACGTCGGCTGGACCGAAGAGCAACGCCTGCGCTACCTCGACCGCCTCGACGCCATCCTGGGCGTGCGCAACGCGCTGCACCTGATCCACGGCCGCAAAACAGACCGCCTCACCTTTGGCGATCAAGAACTTCTGGTGCGCCTCGACGAACTTCGTCTGCAATCCCCCGAGCGTCTCGAAACCGTCGATCCAGAGGCCATCGCCGAACACTACCGCCCCACCGACGAGCAGGACCGCCAGCGCCTCAACCCCCAGGTCGAGTCGCTGATGCGCGCCTACTACTGGCAGGCCCGCGCCGTCAGCGTGGCCTGCGAGCGCATGCTGCGCCGCTGGTCAGCCTTAAGCCCGCCGGGGCCGGCGCGCATGCTGGGAAGTTTTGAGCTGATGGGCGACGTGATTCAACTTCCCGAAGATCGCCACGACACCTTAAGCGCCGACGAGGTCTTTGAGGCGCTCAGCCTCGCCAGCACCCACGACGCCCTCCTCGACCCGCGCCTCGAATCCGCCATCGAAGCCGCCGTGGGCACCTGGCCCCTGGGCGACGCAAGCTCGCCGGCGCGCGCCCACCGCCTGCGCGCGCTGCTCACCTCCCCCTCAACCTCGGCGCGCACCGCCCAGCGCCTGCTCGACCTGGGCATCCTCACCCGTACTGTTCCCGAGTTCGACCCGCTGGTCTGCCACGTGCAGCACGACGTCTACCACGTCTACACCACCGACGTTCACTCCCTGAAATGCCTGGAGCTCGGCCGCGAACTTCTCAACGGCGCCCCCGGCGCAGCCGGCCGCTGGCCCTTCTTCCGCTACGTCGCCTCCAGCATCACCGACGCGGAGGTCTTCCTGCTGGCCTGCCTCTTTCACGACATCGGCAAAAACCGCGGCGGCGACCACAGCCGCAAGGGTGCTGTGTTGATGGAAGCCATCGGCCCCCGCCTCGGCCTGGACGCAGCCCAGGTCGATCTTCTGGCGATGCTCGTGCGCGAGCACCTCACCTTAAGCCTCACCTCACGCCGCCGCGACCTCTCCGACCCCCACGTCGTCGATGAGATCGCTGAGCGCCTGGGCGACGTGGCCACCCTCAACCTGCTCACCGCCCTGACCTTCTGCGACATGTCCACGGTGGCGCCCGACGTGATGAACGACTGGAACGCCACCCTGCTCATGGAGCTCTACCGCCGCCTGCGCGAAGCGCTTGAGCAGGGCGATGAGCGCCACCGTGCCGACCCGCGCGGACTTCGGCGCATCCGCCAGCGCCTGGAGCGCCGCATCCAGGACTTAAGCGACTGCCCGATGGAAGACATCGATCTGGACACCTTCCTCAACGATCTTCCCCAGGAGCATCTGCTGCACGCCGAGCCCGACGCCCTGGCACGCCAGCTCGCCGCCTACACCCGCGCGCGCCGCAACGACGTGGAGACCCGCATCCAGGGCGTCGCCGTCGAACTTGCGCCGCTGCCGGAGCGCGGTATCACCGAGATCATCGTCTCCACCGTCGACACCCCCGGCACGCTGGCCCGCATCGCCGGCGCCCTCTCCAGCGCCGGCGTCAACATCATGGCCGCCGACATCGTCTCCACCGCCAGCGGTCGCACCCTCGATATCTTCCACATCGCCCACTTCAACCCGGCCGCCCTGCCCGTCTCCGAGCCCCGCGCCGTCGACGACCCGCGCCGCCTCGAGAAGATCACCTCCCGCATCATCGACGTGCTCGAAGAGCGCCTCGACGTCGACGAGCTCCTCCAGCAGCGCTTCGACGAGCGCCGCCTCACCCCCCGCCCCATCCCTCAGGTTCCTACCGAGGTCCGCGTCGTCGAACACGCCAGCGAGCTCTTCACCGTCATTGAGGTCCGCGCCCCCGACCGCCTGGGCCTGCTCTACCAGATCACCCGCGCGCTCTTTGAGACCGGCGTCGAGACCCGCGTCAGCCGCATCGACTCCCTGGGAAGCCAGGCCATCGACAACTTCTACGTCGAGGAGGCCCACGGCGGAAAACTCTCCCGGGAGCGCTGCACCGAGGTCGTCACCGCGATCGAAGACGCCTTAAGCCGCCTGCCCGAGAACTAA
- the truD gene encoding tRNA pseudouridine(13) synthase TruD, which produces MSSTPSQTTPIACPRLCADLPGLAGTLKASAEDFVVEEIAAYAASGQGDHLFLWVEKRDLDGASLLRKIAAHFGIEQAEVASAGTKDRVAVTRQWLSVPAEVLAGREPAEVVGEVDASIRILDAALHTNKLRTGHLAGNRFELRVRDLQALDDGDEASVEARIHAIEARLKALGVPNFYGSQRFGRQGQNLFRGLRWLQGGRSPKGRFQRKMAVSAVQSEIFNRVLARRLEDGSWRRALDGDVFEKLDSGGRFWVGPDELEEVQGRIDAGELVITGPMPGYKEGVAQGEAGRIEQEVLSELGLEVEMFRAAGKMGRGARRALTLPMPALDVTMEDAMSARVAFALPSGSYATVVMREFLGREDLDEADPVL; this is translated from the coding sequence ATGTCTTCCACCCCGTCTCAGACCACGCCCATCGCCTGCCCCCGGCTCTGCGCCGACCTCCCCGGGCTCGCCGGCACGCTTAAGGCAAGCGCTGAAGATTTTGTGGTCGAGGAGATCGCTGCGTATGCGGCGAGCGGTCAGGGCGATCATCTCTTCTTGTGGGTCGAGAAACGCGACCTCGACGGCGCGAGTCTGCTGCGCAAGATCGCCGCGCATTTTGGCATAGAGCAAGCCGAGGTGGCCAGCGCGGGCACCAAAGATCGGGTGGCGGTGACCCGCCAGTGGCTCTCGGTGCCGGCGGAGGTGCTGGCCGGGCGCGAGCCGGCTGAGGTGGTGGGGGAAGTCGACGCCTCGATCCGCATTCTGGACGCCGCGCTGCACACCAACAAACTTCGCACCGGGCATCTTGCCGGCAATCGCTTCGAGCTGCGTGTGCGAGATCTTCAGGCCCTCGACGACGGCGATGAGGCCAGTGTGGAGGCGCGCATCCACGCGATTGAGGCGCGCTTAAAGGCGCTCGGGGTTCCGAACTTCTACGGATCGCAGCGCTTCGGGCGTCAGGGGCAGAACCTCTTTCGGGGGCTGCGCTGGCTGCAGGGAGGCCGCTCGCCAAAAGGGCGATTCCAGCGGAAGATGGCCGTGAGTGCGGTGCAGAGTGAGATCTTCAACCGCGTGCTCGCCAGGCGGCTGGAGGATGGGAGCTGGAGGCGCGCGCTGGATGGCGATGTGTTCGAGAAGCTCGACAGCGGCGGGCGCTTCTGGGTGGGGCCCGACGAGCTGGAGGAGGTTCAGGGGCGCATCGATGCCGGAGAGCTCGTGATCACCGGTCCGATGCCCGGCTACAAAGAGGGGGTGGCTCAGGGTGAGGCGGGGCGAATTGAGCAGGAGGTGCTCTCGGAGCTGGGGTTGGAGGTGGAGATGTTTCGCGCCGCCGGGAAGATGGGGCGGGGCGCCAGGCGCGCGCTCACCCTGCCGATGCCCGCGCTGGACGTGACGATGGAAGACGCGATGAGCGCGCGCGTGGCCTTCGCGCTGCCTTCGGGCTCCTACGCCACCGTGGTCATGCGCGAGTTCCTGGGAAGAGAGGACTTGGACGAGGCCGACCCCGTGTTATGA
- a CDS encoding aspartate kinase produces MIVQKFGGSSLSDLSKIRQVAEAIVATRERGYQVVAVVSAMGDTTDDLLGMANELAASPSRRELDMLLSVGERISMALMSIAIQARGHEAVSLTGSQCGIITTASHSNARIIDVRPFRVQDELAQGRIVIVAGFQGTSYRRDVTTLGRGGSDTTAVALAAALGAEACEIYSDVDGVFSADPRVVLSARQLESLSYEEMQEMARAGAKVLNEQAVEFARRAQIALYARSTQMRGEGGTVVRVDLPQAELSRLEEGRPAVAVSHIRRGLRVRAGESADRAAEAIEALATVSFDWQPGRSLDAFIGLDDVHGVAELEASLRALGADVEVSQPGMISVVGLGVGGQTRWSRLGEAALREAGVTSLGLSASLARLSWIVAADQVETGANALHEAFVGEALPA; encoded by the coding sequence GTGATCGTTCAGAAGTTCGGGGGATCCTCACTCTCAGACCTTAGCAAGATCCGGCAGGTCGCCGAGGCGATTGTGGCCACCCGGGAGCGCGGCTACCAGGTGGTGGCGGTGGTCTCCGCGATGGGCGATACCACCGACGATCTTCTGGGGATGGCCAATGAGCTTGCGGCCAGCCCCTCGCGCCGTGAGCTCGATATGCTGCTCTCGGTGGGGGAGCGCATCAGTATGGCGCTGATGTCGATCGCCATTCAGGCCCGCGGCCATGAGGCGGTGAGTCTGACCGGGTCGCAGTGCGGCATCATCACGACGGCTAGCCACTCCAACGCGCGCATCATCGACGTGCGACCCTTTCGGGTGCAGGACGAGTTGGCGCAGGGGCGCATTGTGATCGTGGCGGGCTTTCAGGGGACGAGCTACCGGCGGGATGTGACGACGCTGGGCCGCGGCGGCAGCGACACCACCGCGGTGGCGCTGGCGGCGGCGCTGGGGGCGGAGGCCTGCGAGATCTACAGCGATGTCGACGGCGTCTTCAGCGCCGATCCTCGGGTGGTGCTCAGCGCGCGCCAGCTCGAGAGCTTGAGCTACGAGGAGATGCAGGAGATGGCGCGCGCCGGCGCGAAAGTGCTCAATGAGCAGGCCGTGGAGTTTGCGCGCCGCGCCCAGATCGCGCTCTACGCCCGCAGCACGCAGATGCGCGGGGAGGGGGGCACAGTGGTGCGCGTGGATCTTCCCCAGGCGGAGCTTTCGCGCCTGGAGGAGGGGCGGCCGGCGGTGGCCGTGAGCCATATTCGGCGCGGACTTCGGGTGCGTGCCGGGGAGAGCGCCGACCGAGCCGCCGAGGCCATTGAGGCGCTGGCCACGGTGAGTTTCGACTGGCAGCCCGGCCGCAGCCTGGATGCATTTATCGGGCTCGATGACGTGCACGGTGTGGCCGAGCTTGAGGCGTCGTTGCGGGCGCTCGGCGCGGATGTGGAGGTCAGCCAGCCGGGGATGATCAGCGTGGTGGGGCTGGGGGTCGGCGGGCAGACGCGCTGGAGCCGGCTTGGCGAGGCGGCGCTGCGGGAGGCCGGGGTGACGAGCCTGGGGCTGAGCGCGAGCCTTGCGCGCTTGAGCTGGATCGTGGCCGCCGATCAGGTGGAGACGGGGGCCAACGCCCTTCATGAGGCTTTTGTGGGTGAGGCGCTGCCAGCCTGA
- a CDS encoding phosphoesterase, producing the protein MSPARYADETIAFVPRAELEALSALEHGFRPDAQARHYAELAGRLQWALRAPLEDDPSRKQLIPYVVVHNDTELFRLRRLPTQGEARLHDKLSLGVGGHIARDKTSDAPAELHRPDDALWTGMLVELYEELYIDQPLTLTYRGLINDDTNEVGKVHLGVVFSAYHVGSPDQIRVRETDKMVGEWVGPDELQAKMAGLESWSQLIAPEALTWLNPAP; encoded by the coding sequence ATGAGCCCCGCACGCTACGCCGACGAGACCATTGCCTTTGTCCCCCGCGCCGAGCTCGAAGCCCTCAGCGCGCTTGAGCATGGCTTCCGACCCGATGCGCAGGCCCGCCACTACGCCGAACTGGCCGGACGCCTGCAGTGGGCGCTGCGGGCGCCTCTCGAAGACGATCCGAGCCGCAAGCAGCTCATCCCCTACGTGGTGGTTCACAACGACACCGAGCTCTTTCGCCTGCGCCGCCTCCCCACCCAGGGCGAAGCGCGCCTTCATGACAAGCTCTCGCTGGGCGTGGGCGGACACATCGCCCGCGACAAGACAAGCGACGCGCCGGCCGAACTTCATCGCCCCGACGACGCCCTCTGGACCGGTATGCTCGTGGAGCTCTACGAAGAGCTCTACATCGATCAACCCCTCACCCTGACCTACCGCGGGCTCATCAACGACGACACCAACGAGGTCGGCAAGGTGCACCTGGGAGTGGTCTTCAGCGCCTACCACGTCGGGAGCCCCGATCAGATCCGCGTGCGTGAGACCGACAAAATGGTTGGCGAGTGGGTGGGCCCGGACGAGCTTCAGGCGAAGATGGCGGGGCTGGAGAGCTGGAGCCAGCTCATCGCCCCCGAGGCGCTCACCTGGCTCAACCCCGCGCCCTGA
- a CDS encoding serine/threonine protein kinase, whose protein sequence is MENLQGGTLALEHRYHLDRRISTESLLSRYAATQEPFGLPVQVVIFEGLPEAGAADALIERIRNSAERASHHRIEGVLSVVDFGELERGVPFVIEQSAAGTSLSAVLERRGTLPPGEVVQLVERLAEILERAHKRELFHGGLTARWVRLPEGPEAFERANLSFFSIGLTLDELRALPHAALTTDLVDAFAPELFAREDEAELPASARASADQWALGALAYKALSGVHPYFDDPIDASEGLVRIATEPAPTLEELGVEAAISEVIDRALQRDPARRWPSLADFARELRLAVHGPEPDTTPATSPAPAPTPDRNTEVAPADRSDETHAPAYETPRQTGPITPRPSGYLLTLALALFILSNLGWFFFAMGRPADDASTEPEGPTAQVLTSGLQIHSEPPGARLYTLSPEGGEERLLGATPQALTDYVFEGQQGVDFVLRLEGYQDQNLRVEESLAGQDLRITLQPDDR, encoded by the coding sequence GTGGAGAACCTTCAAGGCGGCACCCTGGCGCTGGAGCATCGCTACCACCTCGACCGGCGCATCAGCACCGAGAGCCTGCTCTCGCGCTACGCGGCCACCCAGGAGCCCTTCGGGCTGCCGGTGCAGGTCGTGATCTTTGAGGGCCTCCCGGAGGCCGGCGCCGCAGATGCGCTCATCGAGCGCATCCGCAACAGCGCCGAGCGCGCAAGCCACCACCGCATCGAGGGCGTGCTCTCGGTCGTTGATTTCGGCGAGCTGGAGCGCGGCGTCCCCTTTGTGATCGAACAAAGTGCGGCGGGCACCTCGCTCTCCGCGGTGCTGGAGCGCCGCGGCACACTGCCACCTGGCGAAGTCGTGCAACTTGTGGAGCGCCTGGCTGAGATCCTGGAGCGGGCGCACAAGCGCGAGCTCTTCCACGGAGGGCTCACCGCCCGCTGGGTGCGACTTCCCGAAGGCCCCGAGGCCTTTGAGCGCGCCAACCTCTCCTTCTTTTCCATCGGGCTGACGCTCGATGAGCTGCGCGCGCTGCCCCACGCCGCGCTCACCACCGATCTTGTCGACGCCTTCGCCCCGGAGCTCTTCGCCCGCGAAGATGAGGCTGAGCTTCCCGCCTCAGCGCGCGCCTCCGCCGATCAATGGGCCCTGGGCGCCCTGGCCTACAAGGCGTTGAGCGGCGTGCACCCCTATTTCGACGATCCCATCGACGCCAGCGAAGGGCTCGTGCGCATCGCCACCGAGCCCGCGCCCACGCTCGAAGAGCTCGGCGTCGAAGCGGCGATCTCCGAGGTGATCGACCGCGCCCTCCAGCGCGATCCCGCCCGCCGCTGGCCCTCACTCGCCGACTTCGCCCGCGAGCTTCGCCTGGCCGTCCACGGCCCCGAGCCCGACACAACCCCCGCCACATCGCCGGCCCCCGCCCCCACGCCCGATCGCAACACCGAGGTTGCTCCCGCCGATCGAAGCGATGAGACCCACGCGCCGGCCTACGAAACCCCTCGCCAGACCGGTCCCATCACTCCGCGACCCAGCGGTTACCTGCTCACCCTGGCCCTGGCGCTCTTTATCCTCTCCAACCTGGGCTGGTTCTTCTTCGCCATGGGAAGACCCGCCGACGACGCCAGCACCGAGCCCGAAGGCCCCACAGCCCAGGTGCTCACCTCCGGCCTGCAGATTCACTCCGAGCCCCCCGGCGCCCGCCTCTACACCCTGAGCCCCGAGGGCGGCGAGGAGCGCCTCCTGGGTGCCACCCCCCAGGCGCTGACCGATTATGTCTTCGAAGGACAGCAAGGCGTCGACTTTGTGCTGCGCCTGGAGGGCTATCAGGATCAAAATCTGCGCGTCGAAGAGTCACTCGCCGGCCAGGATCTGCGAATCACCCTGCAACCCGACGATCGCTAA
- the ggt gene encoding gamma-glutamyltransferase, which produces MTRRMDCFSSVTIALLLCGLSLPAMAQESAPTADAPAPPDYSQHRVRSSAGLVAADHQLASEAGAAMLAAGGNAADAGAAAMLAVGLTNPFASGLGGGGFCLYREVDTGETTVIDYRERAPGAAHRDMYLVDGEPDPQLARHGGLAVGVPGEAAGIWSLHGRFGELEWERIVEPALNLASEGYPVGATLARHLQTLAPTLEEWPELKAVFTREDGNLVEEGDILVREDLARALQLLRDEGVQPFYTGEIAEATVEAVQEAGGILTLEDLKRYQVAIRQPVTGTYNDFEIISMPPPSSGGVALIEAFNILEGFELESQAWDAPAIHLIVEALKHAFADRAAHLGDSDFVDVPVDRLISKDYAAQLRETIELNSTKPIDAYGSTAPSDDPPGTSHLSVVDAAGNMLACTTTINTRFGSLVYDPNFGLIFNNEMADFNTAPGQPNLYGLMGNEQNAVAPDKRPLSSMSPTLVLKNGEPFMSLGGSGGPTIITGTYFTMVATMIFGRDLLDAVSGPRMHHQWLPEQLFVEFDNLPFAPGLVERGHQLQTRRAYNAVQAIMRQPDGSWTAVSDPRKGGIPAAPQTTTEPIEPQAE; this is translated from the coding sequence ATGACTCGAAGGATGGATTGTTTCAGCAGCGTCACAATTGCGCTGCTTCTCTGCGGGCTGAGCCTGCCGGCAATGGCGCAGGAAAGCGCGCCGACCGCTGATGCGCCCGCCCCCCCCGACTACAGTCAACATCGGGTGCGCTCCTCGGCCGGGCTGGTCGCTGCCGATCACCAGCTGGCCTCGGAGGCCGGCGCCGCCATGCTCGCCGCCGGTGGCAACGCCGCCGACGCCGGCGCCGCCGCCATGCTCGCTGTCGGGCTGACCAACCCCTTTGCCTCCGGTCTTGGCGGAGGCGGATTCTGCCTCTACCGCGAGGTCGACACCGGCGAGACGACCGTCATCGACTACCGCGAGCGCGCACCGGGAGCCGCCCATCGCGACATGTACCTGGTCGATGGCGAGCCCGATCCGCAGCTCGCCCGCCACGGTGGCCTGGCCGTCGGCGTGCCGGGCGAAGCCGCCGGTATCTGGTCGCTGCACGGCCGCTTCGGTGAGCTGGAGTGGGAGCGCATCGTCGAGCCCGCGCTCAACCTCGCCAGTGAAGGCTACCCGGTGGGTGCCACCCTGGCGCGCCACCTTCAGACCCTGGCCCCCACGCTTGAAGAGTGGCCGGAGCTCAAAGCGGTCTTCACCCGCGAGGACGGCAACCTCGTCGAAGAGGGCGACATCCTGGTGCGCGAAGACCTGGCCCGTGCACTCCAGCTTCTCCGCGATGAGGGCGTGCAACCCTTTTATACTGGCGAGATCGCCGAGGCGACGGTTGAAGCAGTGCAAGAGGCCGGCGGCATCCTCACCCTCGAAGACCTCAAGCGCTACCAGGTCGCCATCCGCCAGCCCGTGACCGGCACCTACAACGACTTCGAGATCATCTCGATGCCGCCCCCGTCCTCGGGCGGCGTCGCACTGATCGAGGCTTTTAATATCCTGGAAGGCTTTGAGCTCGAGTCGCAGGCCTGGGACGCCCCGGCCATTCACCTGATCGTCGAAGCCCTCAAGCATGCCTTCGCCGACCGCGCCGCCCACCTGGGCGACAGCGATTTTGTCGACGTCCCCGTCGACCGCCTCATCTCCAAGGATTACGCCGCCCAGCTCCGAGAGACCATTGAGCTCAACAGCACAAAACCCATCGACGCCTACGGATCGACCGCCCCCTCCGACGATCCTCCCGGCACCTCCCACTTAAGCGTCGTCGATGCGGCCGGCAACATGCTCGCCTGCACCACCACCATTAACACTCGCTTCGGCTCACTGGTCTACGATCCGAACTTCGGGCTTATCTTCAACAACGAGATGGCCGACTTTAACACCGCCCCCGGACAGCCCAACCTCTACGGTCTGATGGGCAACGAGCAAAACGCCGTCGCCCCTGACAAGCGCCCCTTAAGCTCGATGAGCCCCACGCTCGTGCTCAAAAATGGCGAGCCCTTCATGAGCCTGGGCGGCAGCGGCGGCCCCACCATCATCACCGGCACCTACTTCACCATGGTCGCCACCATGATCTTTGGCCGCGATCTTCTCGACGCGGTCAGCGGCCCGCGCATGCACCACCAGTGGTTGCCCGAGCAGCTCTTTGTGGAGTTCGACAACCTCCCCTTCGCCCCGGGTCTCGTCGAGCGCGGCCATCAGCTGCAGACCCGCCGCGCCTACAACGCGGTGCAGGCCATCATGCGTCAGCCCGACGGCAGCTGGACGGCGGTCAGCGATCCGCGCAAAGGCGGCATCCCCGCTGCTCCACAGACCACCACCGAACCCATTGAGCCCCAGGCGGAGTAA
- a CDS encoding TIGR00153 family protein, whose amino-acid sequence MMVRSIFGLFAKSPFPYIREMAHKVKECADEVPVLFDAVFEGDQDKVKAIAENISHLEHEVDVVKTRIRDSLPKTIFMSVDRRDLLDVLASLDAIADNAEDVGILFTLRKMEPHPELVPQLKKLLRRVMTTVDKAVEIVDALEVLADVSFTGPEAERVLLMIDELNRLEHEADLVQDSLARLLFGMEDDIKPGSLLIWNKIFNKVGDMANAAEKMGNRLRLFMSK is encoded by the coding sequence ATGATGGTCCGTTCAATCTTCGGTCTCTTCGCCAAAAGTCCCTTCCCGTATATCCGAGAGATGGCCCACAAGGTCAAGGAGTGCGCCGATGAGGTGCCCGTTCTCTTTGACGCGGTCTTTGAGGGCGACCAGGACAAGGTCAAGGCGATCGCGGAGAACATCAGCCACCTTGAGCACGAGGTGGATGTGGTCAAAACGCGCATCCGCGACAGCCTGCCCAAGACGATCTTCATGTCGGTGGACCGCCGCGACCTGCTCGACGTGCTGGCCTCGCTCGATGCGATCGCCGACAACGCCGAGGATGTGGGCATTCTCTTTACGCTGCGCAAGATGGAGCCGCATCCCGAGCTGGTACCGCAGCTCAAAAAGTTGCTTCGTCGGGTGATGACCACGGTGGATAAGGCCGTGGAGATCGTCGACGCGCTCGAAGTTCTGGCCGATGTCAGCTTCACCGGCCCTGAGGCCGAGCGGGTGCTCTTGATGATCGATGAGCTCAACCGCCTGGAGCACGAGGCCGACCTGGTGCAGGACTCCCTGGCGCGGCTGCTCTTCGGGATGGAAGACGACATCAAGCCCGGAAGCCTGCTGATCTGGAACAAGATCTTTAACAAGGTGGGCGACATGGCCAACGCGGCCGAGAAGATGGGCAACCGCCTGCGCCTGTTCATGTCCAAATAA